Genomic window (Capricornis sumatraensis isolate serow.1 chromosome 1, serow.2, whole genome shotgun sequence):
CTCTCCACCTCTTTTCCAACACACCCATCTCTAGTCAGTTAAACCGGCCTCCCAGAGTCTCCTGTGCAAGTCTCCAGCTTGCATTACCTCTGTGCCCTGTGCGCGCCTGTTTTCCCCCATTGAATGTCCCTTTCCCTCAATTCCCACCCATGCTGCAGGGCCCAACTGGTTTTGTGCAGTAGGTGCCCTAATCAGTCTTCCCCACCCCAAACCTGCTTTTGTCCTAATTGCTTGTCTTAGTAGATGGTGttgaagaaaattgaaaaggaaatatcAATATTTGATCAGAATTGGGGAACTTTCCTGGGCGTCTCACTTTAGGAATGAGGATCTGACTGTATTTCAACCTTTATCCTCCAGGTTGGGCTCTGTTATTGTCTTCCAATGCCTTCCATTcgctcttattttttaaaattatctaattaattaatttggctgtgctgggtcttcattgctgtgtgcaggctttctctaatgGTGGTACATGGACATCTCATCGCAGTGTCTTCTTTAGTgggggagcacagactctagggcacacaggtttccgtagttgctgcacgtgggctcaaCAATTGCCACTCTCAGGCTCcggagctcaggctcagtagttgtggcacatgggcttagctgctttgtggcacgtgggatcgtcctggatcagggatcaaactggtgtcccatgcactgcaaggtggattcttagccactggatcatcagggaaacccattatCTTCTTATCTATCAAGTTGGCCCAGCATAGCAGCCTGAAACTTCATGTTTCCTCCAGTGGATGTATAGGATTGATGTGATTATCGTATCTGGCTGTTCCAAGGATGCTAAACATGTGGAAGGACCCATGGACACCCTGTACGGGCAAGATGAAGGAAGGGCTGTATGCCTCTGGAAACTTTCCCTTAATCGTGGTGGGACCTGTATGTCATGAGAGCCccacaaagaagaaaagaccACAGAGGACGTCTCTGAGTATAAATCACTGAGCTGGGGGCAAACCTATTCTCATTCCCACAGGTGCCAACTCTTCTGACAATGTCCGCAACCATTGTCATGGCATGTGAGTTGTCATGGTGATAGGAGGCAAGAACTGGAAAAGGATTATAAAACCTTGTGGTGGGAGAAGGGGCTTTAATTCATTTAAGCCTTTGTCAAATTGTGCTAAGTTTAGGCTATTGTGCCCTCTGCTCTCAACAGAAGGGGTCATCAGGAAGTAGGGTGATCAGCCATCCTGGTTTGTCCAGGACAGAAGAGGTTATTTGGATATGGGATTTAAAGTTTTAGAAACTAGGACAGTTCTGGGAAAATCAGGACAAGTTTGTGACCCTGTCAAGAAACCTATAACATTCTCTATGGTTTGAGGAGACAGTATAGTTCACATCTCTCTCTCCATTAGTCTGGGACCTCCAAGAAGACTATAGTTACTAAGGAGAGACCTGGTTCTGGTATCAGAAGGTATCACCTCCCCAGGGAGCTGGGATGAACCTCCAGCCTTCCTGAAGTCTAAGTTCCAGCAGCTGATTTCTCCTTGAAAGGAAATTGGAGTGGTGAGACCAGCCCCTGGCTGAAGCCCAAGAACACACTCCATGGGGCGACTATATGGGGGCGACAATGAAGCATTGCTTGAGCCACCCCTGGCCTCATCTCAACCATAATCGGGGAGGACTGGAAAGGGGAACAGACAGTAGCTGACATCTACTCTGGCCAGGCTCCATCTCTCCTTGGAAGCACCTACTATAACCTCTGGGGTCCACTCCTGTCCTGCTCCTGcatagaggggcttcccagcaGAATGCATTGCCTTGGGCCTTGCTCATGTGTAACTTAATCAGATAAAGAAAATCTGTCAAAAGTATAAACTCTGGGTAGATAAAAATCTCAAGAGTGCTGGATCTGAAGGGCCCAGAATGACCTAAGGCTTGGAGCACTGTGGTTGCCTTTGCCCAAGAGGTAATGGCATTCCCTCTCCTAACCCCGACTCTGTCTCTAGATGTTATAGTCTTAACACAAAACAGTCTACCATACCTGACCATGTGCCTATCTAAGCAAGCTCATAACTCTCAATGAAACTTAAATCCACCGATAGTTAGCTCCTACTGTTATGTTTTAAGGAACATTATCCATTTCCGTAACCCTAAATATATCTCAAATTGAAGTCACCCCAAACATGTCAGTTTGATACTCAAAATACTCTCCTTCTTATGGCTAATTCTCATCTAGTTCTGAACCTAGGCTAACTGTAATAATAACTAGATTGTGACTTAAACTTGTCACGAACATTATTCACATGCTAgcttaatttaaatttaacagAGCTATAACACGAACTAAGCTCTAACCTAAATTTAATCTACCAGTGGGAATAAAACCTGAATTCTAATCTTAAGTAGTCTTTCCCTCTAACACTAGCAATAAAAgagttttaatatttcatttttaaaaactgaagtatagtttatttacaatgttatggtagtttcaggtgtaccgcaaagtgattcagtcattaattaattgttagttgctcagtcacgtccaactctttgctgccccatggactatagactgccaggcttctctgtccatggaattctccagacaagaatacttttgcagattctttccctttataggttataagaaaaatatttttaaacttctctattttatttaacttatttttttgctacgccacacagcatgtgggatctttagtttcccaaatcagggatcaaatccgtgccccatgcagtggaagcagggaagtccctcttacaAAATAGTAAGTATAGTTCCTGTGCTCTTTGTTGGcgttctgttttatatacagtagtgtgtatatgttagttcTAATATTTCTAAGAAGAGCTCAAATTTATTTGAACCCTGACTCCTATATTTTCCCCAAATCTACTATTCATTAAAATCAATCCAAATTGAacaatttacataattttaattcaGTCCTAAATGTGTCCAATTGCTTTTAAATTCTGAACCTAACTCTGGCTCTACCCTAACTCTGACCTCAGTCTTAGCCATAACGTGAACCCTATTCTAACTACAACCATAATTCTGACCCTTTCCTAATCTCACAGCCCCGAAGTAACCTAATCTTGGTCGAATTTTCACACAACTGTGGGATTTTAGCAATGAGATCATGTGTGTTCTCTGTTATCCTGAGAGATGGAATATGTGGCTTCACAGGGAAAGATATTTGCCTACCCGGATTCTATCCCAGTCTTTGGCATAAGTGGGTTCTGAACTTGCTCTCTTGGGCTCAAAGTGAGCAGTGTGACTCATTGGTCACAAAGGACCTTAGAAAAGCAAAGATCTAGAACACTTGCAGCCAGCACAGCCCTTATCTGGTGTTTCTGGGTATCAGCCTTTTGGAAATTCAAGTGGCAAATAAAGCTAGTTACTGCACCTGGTAACGTGCTTTGAACATGGAGGAGCCTAAGGCAAACTCAACAGCAAATTCACTTGATCTTGGTTCTGGTTGGGTCTAGAGTACCCCAGGTTCCTGTCTCCTGTCTGTAAACCTCAGTTTCTCCCCTTTCTTCCACCTCAAACAAGGACAAGCGACACCCAGCCCATGCCAGGGGCCGGGAAGAGCCCACCTCATCCCTTCAGAGTCATTCCTAAGGCCAGCCTGCAGCCCTTTCACTGGTGCCTccaccatggaccgcagcatcGGCTCCAAGTCCTTCTGAGCGCCTCCTTGACCTCTTTGTTGCGGAGGCTGTAGATGAGTGGGTTGAGAGCTGGGATGACAAGGGTGTAGAACACGGAGGCCATCTTGTCCGTGTCCAGGGCGTAGCTGGAGCTGGGACGCAGGTACATGAAGATGAGTGTCCCGTACAGCATGGCCACAGCCGTGAGGTGGGAGCCACAGGTCGAGGCTGCTCGCCACCGGCTCGCGGCCGAGCGCATGCGGATCACAGCGCCGGCGATGAACCCGTAGGACACGGCGATGGCCGACACGGTGGCTGTCTGGATGAAGCCACAGACGGCGAAGAGGAGGAGTTCATTGAGGCTGGTGTCGTTGCAGGAGATGGCCAGCAGGGGGGGAATATCGCAGAAGAAGCTGTTCACCTCCCGGGAGCCGCAGAAGCTCAGGCGGAAGGTGAAGGTCGTGTGGACCACGGCGCTCACTGCCCCGCCCAGGCCGGAGGCTCCCAGCAAGACCAGGCACAGACGCCGGGACATGGCCGTGGAGTAGAGAAGAGGGTTTCCGATGGCCacgtagcggtcataggccatggcTGCCAGCAGGCAACACTCGGCATCGGCCAGCCCTGCAAACAGGAACATTTGGAGGACGCAGGCTGCGTAAGGGATGCTGGCGCGAGGCAACAGTTGGTCCACAAGCATCTTGGGGCCGATGGCTGAGGAATAGCAGGCATCTAGCAGGGAGAGGCTGgccaggaagaagtacatgggtgtGTGGAGCTGGGCGTCTACGTGGATCAGCAGCACCATGCCTGCGTTTCCCAGCAAGCTCACCAGGTAGACTGGCAGGAAGATGAGGAAGAGGGTCAGGCGCAGGTCCCAGCGGTCCGTGATACCCAGGAGGATGAACTCAGCAGGGGCACCCCAGGCCCAGGTGAGGTTCTCAGGTGTCATTTTGCAGGAAAGAGTCTGAGGAGAGACAAAGCAGGAGGGAGGTGAGGAAAAGGTCAGGCCCATGACCAGCCAGAACATACTTTGTACTGGGAACAGATTTGGGTGAGTCCTAACTGTGTAATAAAAGTGTGATGTGTGTGGACAAACCATAGCACTTCTCAAAACCTGTGTTTAAAagaatccttcaattaaaaatatataaattaaaaaaaatgtatataaagagGTAATTTTAAAATTGCTCCTTTAGTGCTAAGTCCTTGCCACTTTCCAGgaagctcagctgtaaagaaagaacctgtctgccaatacaggagacttaagtgatgagggttcaatctctgggtagggatgatccctggaggagggcatggcaacccactccagtgttcttgcctagagaaccccatggacagaggagcctggctggctatagtccataggatcgcaaagagatggacatgacttgaAGCAACTTATCACACATACGCTACTACTTAACCTCCATGAGAATAGGACACTTGCCTGGCTTACTCAATTTTGAATCCACAGTACTGAGAACATTGCTGGGCACATAAtaattgctcaataaataaaGGCACacttcattttattgcactttatCATGCTTCACAgatggtggttttttgtttttcttaaaaacaaatggAAGGTTTGTGGCacaatttttccaacagcatttgctcactttgtgtccctgtgtcacattttggtaattcttacaatatttcagatttttcatgATTATTATAGGTGTTATGATGATCTGTGATTAGAGACCTTAGAATCATAGTAGTAACTATGATTCACTGAAGGCTTAGGTGATGGGtatcattttttagcaataaaatgttttaaaattaaggtatgtacattgctttgttagacataatgctattgcacacttaatagactacagtatagtataaacataacttttatatgccctGGGAAACCAAAACTTTGGGGTGATTTGCTTTATTGCTATATCTTGACTCTATTATTGTGCTTGTCTGCaaccaaacccacaatatctATGAAGTATGCCTGAATTTATTAAATGCATTGATGATGAATAGGGTCATAGTTAGTGTCTGGACAAGGATTGAAAACTCCGTGACTTTATATGCATTTTCCTCTCCAGTTTCCCAAGGAGAAAAAGAGGCAGTGAAATGGGCACAGTTTCCTGATCCAAAGGGTAGCTAGCTAGGTTTGCTGAGAGGACATCCTTCCATTGGAGTAAAAcctggggcaggagagggcagcAGTGGCTGGCATCTGGGGGAGACGACAGGGAGTGGAAAGAATAGAAGACTTGAATATATTCCAGGGCTGGACTCTTCACCACcccgagcctcagttttctctttgtgTAATGAGGAAAAAATGCTGCAGGGATTCACTGGAATAAAGCATGTGAAACATCTCACACAAAGCCTGGCATATGGCAGATATTTACTGAAGGATCAGTTTATTGATACCTAACCCTGATATTGAAAGGAAGTAACTTCAAGGCAACCAGAAGTAGTGCAGTTTCCAGAAAATATACTGTTTACACTCCTGTGCCTTTTCATGTGTTCCCTTTGCTAAGAACCCATTTCCAGTTTTTGTGTTTGACAAAAACTATCTAGTATGTAAAGCCTTCCCTCCTGACTCACATGACTCAGAGGAAACTACTTCTCCCTACTTTCTGCTGGCTGCACTAGGGCTTACATCCATCACAGAGCATCACTATTCTATtgcatgtatttttgttttatttttacagaatttTTAATGACATGGAAAAAGCACATGATATAATGTTACATGAAAAAAGTTCAAAGATGTTAAAACACAAATTAATGTGAAAGTCAAAAAGCTACTGTATGTTCCttttgtgtgtctgtctctcctgTGGGCTTTGAGTGCCTTGATCcaatattcattcaacaaacatttattaagtcctACTATGTGCTCAGTATGGCTCTGTAATTCATTTTTGAACCTCCAGGCTCTGGTACGTaataagtgttcagtaaataccAGCTGAATGTCTAAAACAGTGGAAAGAATATGAATTTTATCAGCATACAGACTTGGTTTTAAGTCTGGCTTCCACACTTTCTGGTGTGcaactttgggcaaattacttcacCTCTCTCAGACTGTTTCCTCATAAAGTACATGTAATACCTCTGTTGGAGGGATCTGAGAGGCAATAAACATGTAGCACTTGGAACTGAGTAAatgctctttcttcttcctttaagaGAAGTTTAGATATTTGTGACCTACCTGTCGCTGGTGAGGATGCACCACTTGggtgaaaaaaataattgattataTCATACGTTGGTGAGGTTGTGCTGGTGTAAATGTAACCTGAGAAAATCGGAGGACCCACAGATATGCATACTTTAGTATCTCAGTCTgcttgggctgctgtaacaaagtgccatagactgggtagcttaaGCAACAGATACTTATTCCTAAtaattctggaggctgagaagtccaagatcagggtgccagcatggttggatTCTGGTGAAGGCCCACTTTTAGAATCACTGATGGCTGTGTTCTTTTgacatgtggtgttggagaagactcttgagaggcccttggactgcaaggagatccaaccagtccatcctaaagaaaatcagtcctgaatattccttggaaggactgatgctgaagctgaaactccaatattttggccacctgatgcgaagaactgactcactggaaaagaccctgatgctgggaaagattgaaggtgggaggagaagggggcggcagaggaagagatggttggatggcatcaccgacttaatgggcatgagtttgagtaaactccagaaactggtgatggacaggaaggcctggcatgctacagtccatggggtcacagagtcggacgtgactaagcgactgaactgaactgtgttcttGTTTTATCCTTATATAGtggagtgagagagagagcaggTTATCTCATCTCTTTTTATAAGGGCATTAATTCCATCATGAGAACCCTACCCTTAGGACTTGATCTGAACAAAGACCCCACTTCCAAATACCATTACATTTGGGATTAGGACTTCAATTTATAAGTTTTGAAGAGACACAAGCATTCAGTCCATGACAGCTAGTAGTAATTCCACTTCTTAGTGTTTTGAaaactctcacatatgtacacAAGGAGACATGCCCAAGGGTGTATGTTCTCCTGGACTATTTGCATTGGACTAACATTAGCCAAACCTAGATGTTAACAGGCTCATGGAGGTTAAAAAGGAATagatttaacttatatatatcAATGTAGAGAAATCTTAAAACCATATtgagattaaaataataatttgtggAAAACTgtacagattaaagaaaaacaaaacagtaatatatgttttaatttaatgCTGGTTCCTTCAACAAGAGATCAGGTCCCAGCTGAAGGATCCTGGGACATCTCAGAAGGTTTTTATCTCCTTTGGCTCATCTATACAACCAGAGCTGATCCTTCTTATCTGTTAAGACTCCGTTCGGGGATCATCAGTTTTTCCCCAGGAAGCTTTATCTGACATCCAACCACCCAATCTCTCAATCTG
Coding sequences:
- the OR5C1 gene encoding olfactory receptor 5C1, with protein sequence MTPENLTWAWGAPAEFILLGITDRWDLRLTLFLIFLPVYLVSLLGNAGMVLLIHVDAQLHTPMYFFLASLSLLDACYSSAIGPKMLVDQLLPRASIPYAACVLQMFLFAGLADAECCLLAAMAYDRYVAIGNPLLYSTAMSRRLCLVLLGASGLGGAVSAVVHTTFTFRLSFCGSREVNSFFCDIPPLLAISCNDTSLNELLLFAVCGFIQTATVSAIAVSYGFIAGAVIRMRSAASRWRAASTCGSHLTAVAMLYGTLIFMYLRPSSSYALDTDKMASVFYTLVIPALNPLIYSLRNKEVKEALRRTWSRCCGPWWRHQ